The proteins below come from a single Methanolobus chelungpuianus genomic window:
- the thiC gene encoding phosphomethylpyrimidine synthase ThiC, with protein MLKTQVEHAKDSVLTPEMLHVAQAECLDERLVLERVASGSLVIMTRKGCPPVAIGKGARTKINVNLGTSSASIDPASELEKVVVAGKYGADTITDLSMGGDISAIRRMVFENTRLPVTTVPIYQTIVECRMEDTTTDDILSYLRKHVQEGVSSVLLHCVDRGMLERLRGSGRVMGMVSKGGSFTSTFMLLNNCENPFIEHFDEIADILRRNDVVLSLGNTMRSGCIHDLQDEAQVMEARRNADIARMANERGLQVIVNGMGGHIPASGIPASVRFYKEMGDFPLFVAGPLPTDIAVGYDHIAGAVGASLASGAGADYLCYITPAEHLSLPNPEQVKEGLIAFRIAAHIGDSMKYGLDDRDLMLARKRADFDWKGQAELALDPDRPGQMCPQEGPCSMCGDYCAIKIMKDYLSGTS; from the coding sequence ATGCTAAAGACGCAGGTAGAGCACGCGAAGGACAGTGTCCTGACCCCCGAGATGCTGCATGTCGCACAGGCTGAATGCCTTGACGAGCGACTTGTGCTTGAAAGGGTTGCCAGCGGCAGCCTTGTGATAATGACCAGGAAGGGGTGCCCTCCTGTTGCCATTGGCAAGGGTGCACGTACAAAGATAAATGTGAACCTGGGAACTTCCTCCGCCTCGATCGACCCGGCCTCAGAGCTTGAAAAGGTAGTGGTTGCCGGTAAATATGGGGCAGACACCATTACAGACCTCTCCATGGGAGGGGACATCTCAGCAATCAGAAGAATGGTGTTCGAGAACACCCGACTCCCCGTGACTACGGTACCCATCTACCAGACAATCGTGGAATGCAGGATGGAAGACACAACAACTGATGATATACTCTCTTATCTCAGGAAGCATGTGCAGGAAGGCGTCAGCTCCGTGCTGCTTCATTGCGTTGACAGGGGCATGCTTGAAAGGCTCAGGGGTTCCGGCAGGGTCATGGGCATGGTATCAAAAGGAGGATCCTTTACAAGCACTTTCATGCTGCTCAACAATTGCGAAAACCCCTTCATCGAGCATTTTGATGAAATCGCCGATATCCTGAGAAGGAACGACGTTGTCCTTTCCCTGGGAAACACAATGAGAAGCGGCTGCATTCATGACCTGCAGGATGAAGCGCAGGTGATGGAAGCCAGAAGGAACGCTGATATTGCCAGAATGGCGAACGAAAGAGGCCTGCAGGTAATCGTCAACGGCATGGGGGGGCACATACCAGCCTCAGGTATCCCTGCAAGTGTCAGGTTCTACAAGGAGATGGGAGATTTTCCCCTCTTCGTTGCAGGACCGCTTCCGACGGATATTGCCGTGGGCTACGACCACATAGCAGGAGCTGTGGGAGCAAGCCTTGCAAGCGGTGCAGGGGCGGATTATCTCTGCTACATCACACCTGCGGAGCACCTTTCACTCCCAAACCCTGAACAGGTAAAGGAGGGCCTCATTGCATTCAGGATCGCGGCCCATATTGGCGATTCCATGAAGTACGGACTGGATGACCGGGATCTGATGCTTGCCAGGAAGAGAGCGGATTTTGACTGGAAAGGCCAGGCCGAGCTTGCCCTGGATCCCGACCGCCCCGGCCAGATGTGCCCGCAGGAAGGACCCTGCTCCATGTGCGGAGATTACTGCGCGATCAAGATCATGAAAGATTACCTTTCGGGGACGAGCTAA
- a CDS encoding methylenetetrahydrofolate reductase C-terminal domain-containing protein, with protein MIISSAKPFEEILELLKDEDDIFIIGCNACAAKIHVGGEPEVIIMQQRLEEQGKRVAGYLVPSAACSVVSFDSLIEKNPAINEAKAILVMACGSGVSTISRVADLPVYPSNNTDSLGGRSQGEVLPELCAMCGNCTVYYFGGICPKGQCPKQLLNGPCGGSMEGKCEVDPQKDCVWRLIYQRLERIGRLDMLERIWTMEETGK; from the coding sequence ATGATAATCTCGTCCGCAAAGCCTTTTGAAGAGATACTGGAACTCCTGAAGGACGAGGATGACATCTTTATCATCGGCTGCAATGCCTGCGCTGCAAAGATACACGTTGGCGGCGAGCCTGAAGTTATCATCATGCAACAGCGCCTTGAAGAGCAGGGGAAGCGCGTAGCGGGATATCTGGTCCCAAGCGCTGCCTGCAGCGTGGTATCCTTTGATTCGCTCATTGAAAAGAACCCCGCCATAAATGAAGCAAAAGCTATTCTTGTCATGGCATGCGGTAGCGGGGTTTCCACCATATCCAGGGTTGCGGACCTGCCGGTCTACCCTTCGAACAACACGGATTCCCTGGGAGGACGCTCACAGGGAGAGGTGCTGCCGGAACTCTGTGCCATGTGCGGGAACTGCACAGTCTATTACTTCGGCGGGATATGTCCCAAAGGCCAGTGCCCCAAGCAGCTTCTCAACGGTCCCTGTGGGGGGTCCATGGAGGGGAAATGTGAAGTTGATCCGCAGAAGGACTGTGTGTGGAGGCTGATCTACCAGCGGCTGGAAAGGATAGGAAGACTCGATATGCTGGAAAGGATATGGACCATGGAAGAGACTGGAAAATAA
- a CDS encoding universal stress protein, with product MGVNMCPGIRGMLITMGSSGRMKNIVECVRGLAKIYNAGISAIYVVSPSGIALAMHGEMWSKVLDSHLRDEGRKAIEYVVAAGEKEGVEVEPLIVEDKNPIDGIVDFAKQNDVDLIVMGTLGRTGLSHLLLGSVAEDIVMYSKRQVLNIP from the coding sequence ATGGGCGTAAATATGTGTCCGGGAATCAGGGGTATGCTGATAACTATGGGTAGTTCCGGGAGAATGAAAAATATTGTGGAATGCGTTAGAGGACTTGCAAAGATTTACAATGCAGGAATCAGTGCGATCTATGTGGTCTCTCCGTCAGGTATTGCTCTTGCTATGCATGGTGAGATGTGGTCAAAAGTTCTGGACAGCCATCTGCGGGATGAAGGCAGAAAGGCTATTGAGTATGTGGTCGCTGCAGGCGAGAAAGAAGGAGTTGAAGTGGAACCCTTGATAGTTGAAGACAAAAACCCCATTGACGGGATAGTGGACTTTGCAAAGCAAAATGATGTCGATCTCATAGTGATGGGCACCCTGGGGAGGACCGGGCTTAGCCATCTCCTGCTGGGAAGTGTTGCAGAGGATATTGTCATGTATTCAAAGAGACAGGTGCTCAATATTCCGTGA
- a CDS encoding methylenetetrahydrofolate reductase translates to MILKARPAYSPTMPGTFKEKLLSDDFLVTAEITPPKGTDLSEALADAEKLRGLADALNVTDNQRAVMRMSPLAVSKALLDKGHEVIMQLTCRDRNRLALQSDVLAAYSLGVRNICVMSGDHTTRGDHPKARPVFDIDSVQLLGAIRKMKEGFDLSGNAIGHLEGLTVGAVSNADPGQPMQMLKLRKKIKMGAEFIQTQAVYDAGQFEVFMEQIGDLDVPVIAGVIPLKSAKMARFMNGNIPGIRVPPEMIERMEKAENPADEGISICAQTIIEIKKLCRGVHVMPIGTHDRTPKLLRIAGIRKGY, encoded by the coding sequence ATGATTTTAAAAGCCAGACCCGCATATAGTCCCACGATGCCCGGAACCTTTAAAGAAAAACTCCTGTCTGATGATTTTCTTGTTACAGCGGAGATCACTCCTCCAAAAGGAACAGACCTGAGCGAAGCTCTTGCAGATGCAGAGAAGCTCAGGGGGCTGGCGGATGCTCTCAATGTCACAGACAACCAGCGGGCGGTCATGAGAATGAGCCCTCTTGCGGTCAGCAAGGCGCTGCTGGACAAGGGCCATGAGGTCATCATGCAGCTGACCTGCAGGGACCGCAATCGTCTGGCGCTCCAGTCAGATGTGCTGGCAGCCTATTCACTGGGTGTGAGGAACATCTGCGTGATGTCAGGAGACCATACCACCAGAGGGGATCATCCTAAGGCAAGGCCGGTGTTTGATATTGATTCCGTGCAGCTGCTGGGAGCTATCAGGAAAATGAAGGAAGGCTTCGACCTGTCTGGAAATGCCATCGGCCATCTGGAAGGACTGACAGTGGGAGCGGTGTCCAATGCCGATCCAGGCCAGCCTATGCAGATGCTGAAACTGAGGAAAAAGATTAAGATGGGAGCTGAGTTTATTCAGACCCAGGCAGTATACGATGCAGGACAGTTCGAGGTATTCATGGAGCAGATAGGCGATCTGGACGTTCCTGTCATTGCGGGAGTGATACCATTAAAGTCTGCAAAGATGGCAAGGTTCATGAACGGGAACATACCGGGAATCAGGGTGCCGCCGGAGATGATCGAGCGCATGGAGAAAGCCGAGAATCCGGCTGACGAAGGAATTTCCATATGCGCGCAGACTATTATTGAGATCAAGAAGCTCTGCAGGGGTGTTCATGTAATGCCTATAGGAACGCACGACAGGACACCAAAATTGCTAAGAATCGCAGGTATCAGGAAGGGATATTGA
- the folD gene encoding bifunctional methylenetetrahydrofolate dehydrogenase/methenyltetrahydrofolate cyclohydrolase FolD — MAQENYDSRRIDGKSLAGKIEAQVRQGVEKLKGEKNVTPGLATILVGEDPASRMYVRLKHKACERVGIHAEDRNLPESTTQEELLGVIRELNSRNDVHGILLQLPLPKHLDSKAAMLAIDPAKDADGFHPYNMGKLLIGEEGLVPCTPKGVIRALEEYNVEVQGKHAVVVGHSNVVGKPMAAMLINRNATVSVCHVFTDDLKKYTLDADILVVGTGVKHLIREDMVKEGAVIFDVGITEENGKVYGDVDFDNVVRKASLITPVPGGVGPMTIAILMEHVLTAAKNA; from the coding sequence ATGGCTCAGGAGAACTATGATTCCAGAAGGATCGATGGTAAAAGCCTGGCAGGCAAGATAGAAGCGCAGGTCAGGCAGGGAGTGGAGAAGCTTAAAGGCGAGAAGAATGTGACTCCGGGCCTTGCAACGATACTTGTGGGAGAGGACCCCGCCTCCAGGATGTACGTCCGCCTGAAACACAAGGCATGTGAAAGGGTCGGTATTCATGCGGAGGACCGGAACCTGCCGGAATCCACCACGCAGGAAGAGCTCCTGGGAGTTATCAGGGAACTTAACTCAAGAAACGATGTCCATGGCATACTGCTGCAGCTACCCCTTCCAAAGCACCTTGATTCAAAGGCTGCCATGCTGGCCATAGATCCCGCAAAGGATGCTGACGGGTTCCATCCTTACAATATGGGAAAGCTCCTGATAGGCGAGGAGGGGCTCGTGCCCTGTACACCCAAGGGGGTCATCAGGGCGCTGGAGGAGTACAATGTAGAGGTACAGGGAAAGCATGCCGTGGTGGTCGGTCACAGCAACGTCGTGGGGAAGCCCATGGCTGCGATGCTGATAAACCGCAACGCTACCGTCTCGGTCTGCCATGTCTTCACCGACGACCTGAAGAAATACACGCTGGACGCCGACATCCTTGTTGTGGGCACAGGCGTGAAACACCTCATCAGAGAGGACATGGTCAAGGAAGGCGCGGTCATTTTCGATGTGGGCATTACCGAGGAGAATGGCAAGGTCTACGGGGATGTTGATTTTGACAACGTGGTCAGGAAAGCCTCACTCATCACCCCGGTTCCCGGTGGTGTCGGCCCCATGACAATAGCCATACTCATGGAGCACGTGCTTACGGCAGCAAAGAATGCATGA
- a CDS encoding transcriptional regulator, which yields MTKEILIHQIVDVLKQAGFVVSKRCNIRPRSFDLAARKGETLLFCKVLYNIDGLNEETAKEMRDLARCLGGSALLVGAKTRDQLLEDSVVYMRYDIPAVNVQTLYDYFVENVPPLVSASPGGLYVSIDGDVLKEARQRTAMSLGSLASQLGVSRRTISKYEDGGMDASIDIVLQLEELLDVALARSIDLLQCFEKHKGMIEIPAEAEPKVEKHTPDDGILDMLHALGYQVMSTSQAPFKAISKDTSDTLLTGISSYSTAMIKRADLMSSISCVTMTKSVFIINGETKSQNVENTVLIEKRELDKLSGRDELSELIDERTKRHIPKP from the coding sequence ATGACAAAAGAGATTTTAATACATCAGATAGTCGATGTATTGAAGCAGGCAGGTTTTGTAGTCTCAAAGCGCTGCAACATCAGGCCGCGAAGTTTTGATCTCGCCGCCAGGAAGGGCGAAACCCTCCTTTTCTGCAAGGTACTGTATAATATTGACGGCCTCAATGAGGAAACAGCAAAGGAGATGAGGGATCTTGCCAGGTGCCTGGGAGGGTCTGCACTGCTCGTGGGAGCAAAGACCAGGGACCAGCTTCTGGAGGACAGTGTGGTTTACATGCGCTACGACATACCCGCGGTGAATGTCCAGACACTTTATGATTATTTTGTTGAGAACGTGCCGCCGCTCGTATCAGCATCGCCGGGAGGGCTCTATGTTTCGATAGACGGAGATGTGCTGAAGGAAGCCCGGCAGCGCACAGCAATGTCCCTTGGATCCCTGGCCTCCCAGCTTGGCGTCTCACGCAGGACCATAAGCAAGTATGAGGATGGAGGAATGGATGCATCTATAGATATAGTCCTCCAGCTTGAGGAACTGCTGGATGTTGCCCTTGCCAGGTCCATCGACCTGCTCCAGTGCTTCGAGAAACATAAGGGAATGATAGAGATACCTGCAGAAGCAGAGCCGAAGGTTGAGAAGCATACTCCTGATGACGGGATACTGGATATGCTGCATGCCCTGGGATACCAGGTGATGTCCACCTCCCAGGCACCTTTCAAGGCCATATCCAAGGATACTTCCGATACCCTCCTAACTGGCATCAGCAGCTACAGCACCGCAATGATCAAGCGTGCAGACCTTATGAGCAGCATCTCCTGCGTTACCATGACAAAATCGGTGTTCATTATCAACGGGGAGACAAAATCCCAGAACGTTGAGAACACCGTCCTCATAGAAAAGAGAGAGCTGGATAAATTATCAGGAAGGGATGAGCTCTCGGAACTGATAGACGAAAGGACGAAAAGGCATATTCCAAAACCCTAA
- a CDS encoding tRNA(Ile)(2)-agmatinylcytidine synthase — protein MNSDRKRIIIGIDDTDSREGMCTTYLGALLMEELCAFGSPLGEPLLIRLNPTIPYKTRGNAAVALCFESDEPEKIIGHVVSRVSSMSRMECENTNPGVVFIREVDFKEAKPQLSEFFIRAVKDVISIDEARALAESLGLAFRAFKNGRGLIGALAACGAMLNQDWEHTYEFLTYRKDEACGTKRLVDNESLFGADSETYPETWDSVDRFNELVVCVPRSPDPVLYGIRGDTREAVEKAVAMVRSEEIERSCIYRTNQGTDMHLIRAGGVDDILEMHSYMLEGTVVSPAVTIRGGHSIFILEDDAGRTIDCAAFEPTKNFREVVRRLVPGDRVVVYGSVTEDTLNIEKICILSLADVSEERNPACPSCGKRMKSAGSGQGYRCRRCATSAAETELVPLERDLGPGFYEVPPCARRHLAKPLVRFRCPEFPVFPGR, from the coding sequence ATGAACTCAGACCGTAAAAGGATCATCATCGGAATTGATGATACCGATTCAAGGGAAGGGATGTGCACTACGTATCTGGGAGCCCTGCTCATGGAAGAGCTATGTGCTTTTGGCAGCCCCCTTGGCGAGCCCCTGCTGATCCGCCTCAATCCCACAATTCCCTATAAGACCAGAGGAAATGCTGCAGTGGCCTTGTGCTTTGAGTCAGACGAGCCTGAAAAGATTATCGGGCATGTGGTCTCCAGGGTATCTTCAATGTCAAGGATGGAATGCGAGAACACCAACCCGGGTGTCGTCTTTATCAGGGAAGTTGATTTTAAGGAAGCAAAGCCCCAGCTATCTGAGTTTTTCATTCGGGCTGTAAAGGATGTCATATCCATAGACGAAGCGAGAGCACTTGCAGAAAGCCTGGGCCTGGCCTTCAGGGCCTTCAAGAACGGACGCGGACTGATCGGAGCGCTTGCTGCCTGTGGTGCAATGCTTAATCAGGATTGGGAACACACTTATGAGTTCCTCACTTACAGGAAGGATGAGGCGTGCGGAACGAAACGCCTTGTGGACAATGAATCCCTCTTTGGGGCTGATTCGGAAACATATCCTGAAACATGGGATTCCGTGGACCGGTTCAACGAACTGGTCGTCTGTGTGCCCAGGTCTCCCGACCCGGTGCTATACGGCATCAGGGGAGATACCAGGGAGGCAGTTGAGAAAGCCGTGGCAATGGTCCGCTCTGAGGAGATCGAACGCTCTTGCATTTACAGAACAAACCAGGGAACGGACATGCACCTTATTCGTGCAGGTGGTGTGGACGATATCCTGGAAATGCACTCCTATATGCTGGAGGGAACAGTCGTGTCCCCTGCAGTCACGATAAGGGGTGGCCATTCCATATTCATACTTGAGGATGATGCTGGCAGGACTATTGACTGCGCGGCCTTTGAGCCCACCAAGAACTTCAGGGAGGTGGTCCGCAGGCTCGTCCCCGGCGACCGGGTAGTCGTGTACGGCAGTGTCACCGAGGACACGCTGAATATAGAGAAGATATGTATCCTCTCTCTTGCAGATGTTTCTGAGGAGAGGAATCCCGCCTGTCCTTCCTGCGGTAAGAGAATGAAGTCAGCAGGATCGGGTCAGGGATACAGGTGTCGGAGATGCGCCACCTCAGCCGCCGAGACCGAGCTGGTGCCGCTTGAAAGGGACCTGGGGCCGGGATTCTACGAGGTCCCGCCATGTGCCAGGAGGCATCTCGCAAAGCCACTTGTAAGGTTCAGATGCCCGGAGTTCCCTGTTTTCCCCGGCAGATGA
- the glyA gene encoding serine hydroxymethyltransferase, with the protein MSYISEVDPEIAEALRLEANRQDYKLNLIASENYASRAVMEAQGSVMTNKYAEGYSGKRYYGGCDYVDIAEDLAVQRAKKIFGAEYINVQPHSGSGANMAVYFSVLKVGDTIMSMDLSHGGHLSHGSPVNFAGQLYKIVPYGVDKETEALDYDALLAMAKANRPKMIVCGASAYSRTLDFKRFREIADEVDAYLLADIAHIAGLVAAGAHPSPVEHCDFVTTTTHKTLRGPRGGMVMCREEYAKDVAKAVFPGLQGGPLMHVIAAKAVAFKEAMGEQFKKDQFQTVANAKVLSEELKQNGCNIVSGGTDNHVMLVNLNGFNVTGKEVEAGMSKAGIILNKNTIPFETRSPFITSGIRIGTPAATTRGMKEKEMKEIAGYIRTVIDNLGNETVLNSVNSDVEQLCSNFPIYK; encoded by the coding sequence ATGTCATATATCTCGGAAGTTGACCCAGAGATCGCGGAAGCCCTCAGGCTTGAAGCGAACCGCCAGGATTACAAATTGAACCTTATTGCCTCGGAGAACTATGCAAGCCGTGCAGTCATGGAAGCGCAGGGCTCCGTAATGACTAACAAGTACGCTGAGGGCTACTCAGGCAAACGCTATTACGGCGGATGCGACTATGTTGACATAGCCGAGGACCTTGCAGTCCAGAGAGCAAAGAAGATCTTCGGTGCAGAGTATATTAACGTCCAGCCTCATTCAGGTTCCGGCGCCAATATGGCAGTCTATTTCTCGGTCCTGAAGGTCGGCGACACCATCATGTCCATGGACCTATCACACGGCGGTCACCTATCACACGGGAGCCCCGTGAACTTCGCAGGACAGCTCTACAAGATAGTTCCATACGGGGTTGACAAGGAGACCGAGGCCCTCGATTACGATGCCCTCCTTGCCATGGCAAAGGCCAACAGACCAAAGATGATCGTTTGCGGCGCATCCGCATATTCCAGGACCCTTGATTTCAAGAGGTTCAGGGAGATCGCTGATGAAGTGGATGCTTACCTGCTTGCGGATATTGCCCACATTGCCGGTCTTGTGGCAGCAGGAGCACACCCAAGCCCTGTCGAGCACTGTGATTTCGTGACAACCACCACCCACAAGACCCTCAGGGGACCCAGGGGCGGCATGGTCATGTGCAGGGAGGAATACGCAAAGGATGTCGCCAAGGCAGTGTTCCCCGGACTTCAGGGCGGGCCGCTCATGCATGTGATTGCAGCAAAGGCTGTGGCATTCAAGGAGGCTATGGGCGAGCAGTTCAAGAAGGACCAGTTCCAGACCGTCGCCAACGCAAAGGTGCTTTCCGAAGAGCTGAAGCAGAACGGCTGCAACATAGTTTCAGGCGGCACTGACAACCATGTCATGCTAGTGAACCTTAACGGGTTCAATGTGACCGGAAAGGAAGTAGAGGCCGGGATGAGCAAGGCAGGCATCATACTGAACAAGAACACCATTCCCTTCGAGACAAGGAGCCCGTTCATCACAAGCGGCATCAGGATCGGTACTCCTGCAGCCACCACAAGGGGCATGAAGGAAAAGGAAATGAAAGAGATTGCCGGCTATATCAGGACCGTTATCGATAACCTTGGCAACGAGACTGTGCTCAACAGCGTCAATTCCGATGTAGAGCAGCTCTGCAGCAATTTCCCCATATACAAATGA
- the folP gene encoding dihydropteroate synthase has protein sequence MVIDVDICGLKIGDGHPVRLMGVINLSKESFYKGSVVSTDSVLEVARKMVDDGATIIDIGARSTWPLAKPPVSREEELQRMLPALDMLRDNVDALISVDTIYADVAEGSLKHGADIVNDVSGFTADERMIDIVADHACPAIVMASEKVPGDPIGMDAIMGSLASIIDRARSKGIDTDRLILDPAIGKWVPEKDPIYDFETIDQFGSLKVFGKPLLAAISRKSCIDAVLHKPASERLYGSLAATAIVVHKGAHIIRTHDIRETRDVVEVAAAMRSRQSHVRTGDFEVSVLDVTHPDDAEYLMKGIGVTGTGAKVMKNKTVSKLIRVNNITTTEALIIKQEMLARGGDAALERDAVSHETERTDVLIIGTLLQFQKLVRKLSYQARKLPLIAEMIAQALEQDMEVEYRYSREL, from the coding sequence ATGGTTATTGATGTCGATATATGCGGCTTGAAAATAGGTGACGGGCATCCCGTGAGACTCATGGGTGTTATCAACCTGAGCAAGGAGTCCTTCTATAAGGGTTCCGTGGTAAGTACAGACTCCGTTCTTGAGGTTGCCCGGAAGATGGTTGATGACGGTGCAACAATAATAGATATAGGAGCACGCTCAACATGGCCCCTTGCAAAACCTCCCGTCAGCAGGGAGGAAGAGCTGCAACGCATGCTTCCTGCACTGGACATGCTCCGGGATAACGTGGATGCACTTATTTCCGTGGATACCATCTATGCCGACGTAGCTGAGGGTTCTCTGAAACATGGTGCGGATATTGTTAACGATGTTTCCGGGTTTACTGCCGACGAACGCATGATAGATATCGTGGCAGACCACGCCTGCCCTGCAATTGTAATGGCATCGGAGAAAGTGCCTGGCGACCCTATTGGCATGGATGCCATTATGGGATCTCTCGCATCCATCATTGACCGGGCCCGCTCAAAAGGAATAGATACCGACAGGCTCATACTGGACCCTGCCATTGGAAAGTGGGTACCGGAGAAGGATCCGATATACGATTTTGAGACGATCGACCAGTTCGGGAGCCTGAAAGTATTCGGGAAACCATTGCTTGCCGCCATATCCAGGAAATCCTGCATTGATGCGGTACTGCACAAGCCCGCAAGCGAAAGGCTCTATGGAAGCCTTGCGGCCACGGCCATTGTTGTGCACAAGGGAGCCCATATCATAAGGACACATGACATCCGTGAGACCAGGGATGTGGTGGAGGTCGCAGCAGCTATGAGGAGCAGGCAGTCCCATGTGAGAACAGGGGATTTCGAGGTATCCGTCCTGGATGTAACCCATCCCGACGATGCGGAATATCTGATGAAGGGGATAGGGGTCACCGGCACCGGTGCGAAGGTCATGAAGAACAAGACCGTGAGCAAGCTTATACGTGTGAACAATATCACAACCACCGAAGCCCTGATAATCAAGCAGGAGATGCTGGCCAGGGGAGGGGATGCAGCCCTTGAGCGCGATGCAGTGTCCCATGAGACCGAGAGGACGGATGTGCTCATCATAGGCACGCTCCTGCAGTTTCAGAAGCTTGTCCGCAAGCTCTCATACCAGGCACGCAAGCTTCCACTCATCGCAGAAATGATAGCACAGGCCCTGGAGCAAGATATGGAAGTAGAATACCGTTATTCGAGGGAGCTATGA
- the purN gene encoding phosphoribosylglycinamide formyltransferase, with protein sequence MTTNIAVLVSGRGSNLQSIIDSIESGNIPDARVSVVISDVKNAFALERARNHGIDAVFIDPRTFVDKKAYEQELLRVLGQYDIGLILLAGYMRIVGREVIEAYRNRIINIHPALLPSFMGLHAQKQAFDYGVKVSGCTVHFVDEGMDTGPIILQRAVPVLEGDNADTLAARILEQEHQIFPEAVKLFVEGKLKVEGRIVIRT encoded by the coding sequence ATGACTACGAACATCGCAGTACTTGTTTCCGGAAGGGGTTCTAACCTGCAGTCCATTATCGATAGCATCGAAAGCGGGAACATCCCGGATGCCAGGGTGTCTGTGGTCATCAGCGATGTAAAAAATGCCTTTGCACTTGAGCGTGCCCGTAATCATGGTATCGATGCCGTTTTCATTGATCCCAGGACTTTTGTGGATAAAAAGGCATACGAGCAGGAATTACTCCGGGTCCTCGGACAATACGATATAGGACTGATACTCCTTGCAGGCTACATGCGTATAGTTGGCAGGGAGGTCATCGAGGCCTATCGCAACAGGATAATCAATATTCATCCCGCACTGCTGCCTTCCTTTATGGGACTGCATGCCCAGAAGCAGGCTTTTGATTACGGTGTGAAAGTATCAGGATGCACCGTCCATTTTGTGGACGAAGGCATGGATACAGGCCCCATAATACTGCAGAGGGCTGTCCCTGTCCTGGAAGGGGATAATGCAGATACTCTTGCCGCAAGGATCCTGGAACAGGAACATCAGATATTCCCGGAGGCCGTGAAGCTTTTCGTTGAGGGTAAACTTAAAGTGGAAGGCAGGATTGTAATACGCACATAA
- the cofE gene encoding coenzyme F420-0:L-glutamate ligase: MKTDHPFLQMFGIKTPLIKPGDNIAEIIANSLEKQGLQLQDNDVLVIAESPVATSEHRLVLLDDVRPSEKAVHLAEKYQLDPREMELILQECDEIFGGVPGAALTITRGTLAPNAGIDSSNAPDGYVVLLPKNPQESAAGIRRYIQDRCNCKIGVIIGDSRTQPLRLGCVGIAIGTSGIVPVEDARGTFDLFGKELKITRKAVADNLVSAAQLLMGEAGESVPAVLIRGSPARVVDTDMEMPLFSRDECMYYSNIRKA, encoded by the coding sequence ATGAAGACTGATCACCCATTCTTGCAGATGTTTGGCATAAAAACCCCACTTATAAAGCCGGGAGACAATATTGCAGAAATCATAGCAAACTCCCTCGAGAAGCAGGGCCTCCAGTTACAGGACAATGATGTCCTTGTTATCGCCGAATCCCCCGTTGCCACTTCTGAGCACAGGCTGGTCCTGCTTGATGATGTGAGACCTTCAGAGAAAGCTGTTCATCTTGCCGAAAAGTACCAGCTCGATCCCCGGGAGATGGAGCTCATCCTGCAGGAGTGCGATGAGATATTCGGCGGCGTGCCCGGCGCTGCACTGACCATCACAAGAGGAACGCTCGCACCTAACGCAGGAATAGACAGCTCCAACGCCCCTGATGGTTACGTGGTGCTGCTCCCAAAGAATCCACAGGAGAGCGCCGCGGGGATACGCAGGTACATACAGGACAGGTGCAATTGCAAGATCGGAGTTATCATAGGCGACAGCCGCACCCAGCCTCTCAGGCTCGGCTGCGTGGGTATCGCCATCGGTACCTCAGGCATCGTACCCGTGGAAGATGCCAGGGGCACATTTGACCTTTTCGGCAAGGAGCTCAAGATCACACGCAAGGCCGTTGCAGACAACCTTGTCTCCGCCGCCCAGCTGCTCATGGGAGAGGCAGGAGAGAGCGTGCCCGCAGTACTGATAAGAGGCTCGCCTGCGCGGGTAGTAGATACTGATATGGAAATGCCCCTGTTCAGCAGGGATGAGTGCATGTATTACAGCAATATCAGGAAAGCGTGA